The Verrucomicrobiota bacterium genome has a segment encoding these proteins:
- a CDS encoding DUF502 domain-containing protein — translation MSPSEPAEKEPLSFKIIRQRLLAGIGFALPTVLTVWLLIVLYQQLLRFGNSIVEFAFRFFGSAFGTQWSPQEVLGPFWSWLLNLTLPLVLFGLLGFLLSRQIGQRIVEFFGHFLQRMPGLNWVYNTIKQVIDAIRGMGSKERQFKGVVYVEYPAPGCRLIGFVTNQYYDPDLGKNVTAAFLPTSPNPLTGFTLIMDNDHVIPCNMKVEEATKLILSAGIVSPSRFTQLPVDEAIAQTTRPATPEEPR, via the coding sequence ATGAGCCCGAGCGAGCCGGCCGAAAAAGAGCCCCTTTCTTTCAAAATCATTCGCCAGCGTCTCCTGGCGGGGATTGGCTTTGCCCTGCCTACGGTCCTGACCGTCTGGCTGCTGATCGTGCTCTATCAGCAGCTTCTCCGGTTCGGGAATTCGATCGTCGAGTTTGCCTTTCGTTTTTTCGGGAGCGCCTTTGGCACCCAGTGGTCCCCGCAGGAAGTCTTAGGGCCTTTCTGGAGTTGGCTGCTCAATCTGACCCTGCCGCTCGTCCTCTTCGGCTTGCTCGGCTTCCTGCTGTCCCGGCAGATCGGGCAACGGATCGTGGAATTCTTTGGTCACTTCCTCCAGCGGATGCCGGGGCTGAATTGGGTCTACAACACCATCAAACAAGTCATCGACGCCATCCGAGGCATGGGGTCCAAGGAGCGCCAGTTCAAGGGCGTGGTCTATGTGGAATACCCCGCGCCGGGCTGCCGCTTGATCGGCTTTGTCACCAATCAATACTATGACCCCGACCTCGGGAAAAATGTCACGGCCGCCTTTTTGCCCACCTCTCCCAATCCGCTGACCGGCTTCACCCTCATCATGGACAATGACCACGTCATTCCCTGCAACATGAAGGTGGAGGAAGCCACCAAGCTCATTCTCTCGGCGGGGATCGTCTCTCCCAGTCGCTTCACGCAACTCCCGGTCGACGAAGCCATCGCCCAAACCACCCGCCCGGCCACCCCAGAAGAGCCCCGCTAG
- the recO gene encoding DNA repair protein RecO, with protein sequence MDSPALVLHRYPYSETSWIVHWWTEAEGRVKTVAKGARRPKSALAGRLDLFFTARISWVPSRKSDLHVLREADLENPRLHIRERYWNTMAAAYFTAWLDRVEGMEMGEAAELYSLLTRALDFLNDQPVTLKAVLHFERKLAETLGILQPGRPPEESLRELFGLIPSQRLSIVAALTSSG encoded by the coding sequence TTGGATTCGCCCGCCTTGGTCCTTCATCGCTATCCCTACTCAGAGACGAGTTGGATCGTGCATTGGTGGACGGAGGCCGAAGGGCGGGTCAAAACGGTGGCCAAGGGAGCGCGGCGTCCCAAAAGTGCCTTGGCTGGTCGGCTGGATTTGTTCTTCACCGCCCGCATCTCGTGGGTTCCCAGCCGAAAGAGCGATCTCCACGTCCTGCGCGAGGCCGATCTCGAGAACCCTCGGCTCCACATTCGAGAACGCTATTGGAATACCATGGCAGCCGCCTACTTCACCGCTTGGCTGGATCGGGTGGAAGGCATGGAAATGGGCGAGGCGGCCGAGCTGTATTCGCTTCTAACGCGGGCCTTGGATTTTTTGAACGACCAGCCGGTCACCCTCAAGGCGGTCCTGCACTTCGAGCGGAAACTGGCTGAGACCCTGGGGATTCTCCAGCCAGGGCGACCGCCGGAAGAAAGTCTCCGCGAGCTTTTTGGGTTGATTCCTTCGCAACGCCTTTCCATAGTCGCGGCCCTAACCAGCAGCGGCTAA
- a CDS encoding TAXI family TRAP transporter solute-binding subunit has product MTYRNLLSLSFLLLAGASLSSCSPSGESGEGGGKRFLSVGTAPPGGAFFVVGGAIAETLGTHAGEGQWTITAESTMGTQENIRRLAAGELDLAMANAAISYFASRGGQDWGQAQPIQSVMTLAPNVAFFITPTSSQVKSMADLRGKRVVIGPPGAGFEHFVEPILEAHGLKLSELTPLYGTQAAAVDMLSDGSAAAAFLGGAIPTASITQASASGEILFVPFEESARQKLIEEYAFFHPAVVKAGTYRGQEVDFPCLNVGSMHLITGAAMEEETIYQLTKALYDHRAEVVAKHPAGKAINPKNAARPVGTAFHPGAIRFYQEIGIWAE; this is encoded by the coding sequence ATGACTTACCGAAACCTCCTCTCGCTCTCTTTTTTGCTCCTGGCGGGCGCTTCTCTCAGCAGTTGTTCCCCTTCCGGCGAATCGGGTGAAGGCGGAGGAAAACGATTCCTCAGCGTGGGCACGGCCCCTCCCGGCGGCGCCTTTTTCGTGGTGGGGGGAGCGATCGCGGAAACTTTGGGAACGCACGCTGGCGAAGGCCAGTGGACCATCACGGCGGAGTCCACCATGGGAACCCAGGAGAACATTCGCCGACTGGCGGCCGGGGAACTCGACCTCGCCATGGCCAATGCCGCCATCTCCTACTTTGCCTCTCGGGGAGGGCAGGACTGGGGCCAGGCGCAGCCCATTCAAAGCGTGATGACCCTTGCTCCCAACGTGGCCTTCTTCATCACTCCAACCAGTTCCCAAGTAAAATCGATGGCCGACCTCCGGGGCAAGCGGGTGGTGATCGGCCCTCCCGGGGCCGGCTTCGAGCACTTCGTGGAACCCATTTTGGAAGCGCATGGCCTGAAATTGTCGGAGCTGACGCCCCTTTATGGCACCCAGGCCGCCGCCGTCGACATGCTTTCGGATGGCTCGGCCGCGGCTGCCTTCCTGGGCGGAGCGATCCCGACCGCCTCCATCACGCAAGCCTCCGCTTCGGGCGAGATCTTGTTCGTGCCCTTTGAGGAGAGCGCCCGCCAAAAGCTGATTGAGGAATACGCTTTCTTTCATCCGGCGGTCGTGAAGGCAGGGACCTACCGGGGACAGGAAGTCGATTTTCCCTGTCTCAACGTCGGTTCAATGCACCTGATTACGGGAGCGGCCATGGAGGAAGAAACGATCTACCAATTGACGAAGGCGCTCTACGACCACCGCGCGGAGGTGGTGGCCAAGCACCCGGCAGGCAAAGCCATCAACCCGAAAAACGCAGCCCGGCCGGTCGGGACCGCCTTTCATCCGGGAGCCATTCGATTCTACCAGGAGATCGGGATCTGGGCGGAGTGA
- a CDS encoding TRAP transporter fused permease subunit encodes MKFLNSLIAGLLIVFTISEVNYPFFQPQSSLAVFAMAGLVLCFLNFPFLQKWKDQKWSQILDGVLALLAVFSCGYLIVQTEPLFSGMWSEGQPLGNRPGQETGFDMAIALVLFVLVLESARRCMGWALPTLAILFAVYALTGPNLPDWLIPHRGYDLERVVSQTVLHGQGVFGVALGVMFRYVFLFVVFGAFLSATGATGFIIEFARRVFRHSTGAPAKVAVVSSGFMGSLSGSAVANVVTTGTFTIPMMRAARFRREIAGGIEAASSSGGALVPPVMGAAAYLMLEIVQPAVTYLQVIQSALIPAILYYLSIFLFVHFLSLRIASEPLASGEEEDEEASSAAAVSEEAEKLEPYKGVLFLGSLASLIGFLLLGVTPFRAVTLALAVLLALSFFRPETRLNAAKLVEAIRGAGRDVVPLICAAACVGIIIGVVTLTGVGTRFPALILPLAEDNLLGALFLIMAGSLILGMGLPSVVCYLLMATLIGPVLGKLEVVPLAAHFFIFYFGMMSMVTPPVALAAYAASSVAGSKILPTSMAAFRVALVGFTLPFMFVFRPELLLLAPEGESLSIVAVVYATTIGVLGILAFAAGLSGYFLSRLQAGWRAALFLAAALMLYPGKAILFPRDWWLTWHDLAGVGLLALVALLTRKRKDQTAKIDR; translated from the coding sequence ATGAAATTTCTCAACTCCCTCATCGCGGGGCTCCTGATCGTCTTCACGATCTCGGAGGTCAACTACCCCTTCTTCCAGCCGCAGTCGAGCCTGGCCGTCTTCGCCATGGCCGGCCTGGTGCTCTGCTTCCTGAATTTCCCTTTTCTTCAAAAATGGAAAGACCAGAAGTGGTCCCAGATCCTGGATGGCGTCTTGGCCCTCTTGGCGGTGTTCTCCTGCGGCTACCTCATTGTGCAAACCGAGCCGCTTTTTTCGGGGATGTGGTCAGAGGGGCAGCCGCTGGGAAATCGCCCCGGGCAGGAGACGGGGTTCGACATGGCCATCGCGCTCGTGTTGTTCGTGCTGGTTTTGGAATCCGCGCGGCGCTGCATGGGCTGGGCCTTGCCTACACTGGCCATCCTCTTCGCCGTCTACGCGCTCACGGGTCCGAACTTGCCGGACTGGTTGATCCCCCATCGCGGGTATGACCTGGAGCGAGTGGTCTCCCAAACCGTCCTCCACGGCCAGGGGGTCTTCGGCGTGGCCTTGGGGGTCATGTTTCGCTACGTTTTCCTCTTTGTGGTCTTCGGGGCCTTTCTGAGCGCCACGGGAGCGACGGGGTTCATCATCGAGTTCGCTCGTCGCGTCTTCCGCCACAGCACGGGCGCGCCCGCCAAAGTGGCGGTCGTGAGCAGTGGCTTCATGGGCTCGCTCTCGGGAAGCGCGGTCGCCAACGTCGTCACGACTGGCACCTTCACCATCCCGATGATGCGGGCAGCTCGCTTTCGGCGAGAGATTGCGGGCGGGATCGAAGCGGCTTCCAGCTCGGGTGGGGCCCTGGTGCCCCCGGTCATGGGGGCGGCCGCCTATCTCATGTTGGAGATTGTGCAACCGGCCGTGACTTACTTGCAGGTCATCCAGTCGGCCCTCATCCCGGCCATTCTCTACTACCTCTCCATTTTTCTCTTCGTCCACTTTCTCTCGCTCCGGATCGCTTCGGAGCCTCTGGCCTCGGGAGAAGAAGAGGACGAGGAGGCGTCCTCGGCGGCGGCCGTTTCGGAGGAAGCCGAAAAGCTGGAGCCTTACAAAGGAGTCTTGTTTCTCGGGTCGCTCGCCAGTTTGATTGGGTTTCTTCTGCTAGGGGTGACTCCTTTTCGAGCGGTCACCCTGGCCCTGGCCGTCCTGCTGGCCTTGAGTTTCTTCCGTCCGGAAACCCGTCTCAATGCGGCCAAATTGGTGGAAGCCATTCGAGGGGCGGGGCGGGATGTGGTTCCCCTGATCTGTGCCGCGGCCTGCGTCGGGATCATCATTGGGGTGGTCACGCTGACCGGCGTGGGAACCCGCTTCCCCGCCCTGATTTTGCCTTTGGCGGAGGACAATTTACTGGGAGCGCTCTTCCTCATTATGGCGGGGTCCCTCATCTTGGGGATGGGCCTGCCCTCGGTCGTTTGCTACCTGCTGATGGCCACCCTCATCGGACCGGTTCTTGGGAAGCTGGAGGTGGTGCCGCTGGCGGCCCATTTCTTCATCTTTTACTTTGGGATGATGAGCATGGTGACGCCCCCGGTGGCCCTGGCGGCCTACGCAGCCAGCTCCGTGGCGGGGTCCAAGATTCTCCCCACCAGCATGGCGGCCTTCCGGGTGGCCTTGGTCGGCTTCACCCTGCCGTTCATGTTTGTTTTTCGCCCCGAACTCTTGCTGCTGGCTCCCGAGGGGGAATCGCTCTCGATCGTGGCAGTGGTCTACGCCACCACCATCGGTGTCCTGGGGATTCTGGCCTTCGCGGCCGGGCTTTCCGGGTATTTTCTGAGTCGACTCCAGGCCGGATGGCGGGCGGCTCTTTTCCTAGCGGCCGCCCTCATGCTCTACCCAGGGAAAGCCATTCTCTTCCCGCGCGATTGGTGGCTGACGTGGCATGACTTGGCCGGCGTGGGCTTGCTGGCGCTGGTAGCGCTGCTCACTCGCAAGCGGAAAGACCAGACCGCGAAGATCGACCGGTAG
- a CDS encoding DUF368 domain-containing protein, producing MKQAIPLFLKGAAMGAANVIPGVSGGTVAFLTGIYETLIRSLKSFDREGIQLLLTFKIRDFLAHIHFSFLLPLGLGVLVSILSLAKILKYLFENYPTMLWAFFFGLILASILFVGRLVKKWSFGSLTSLLVGTGLALAIALMKPAEENAALWYLVICGVAAVSSMIIPGISGSYVLVLLGNYQLIMLEAVSDLDFGILLPVGLGAMLGLLVLARLLDWVFAKHHDTAIGLLTGFVAGSLLVIWPWKNEVYLLNEAGELLLKDGQPKVAGYDWLLPSLAEASTWMALGWLVLGFGMVFAMEWFGTRNQGQRETS from the coding sequence ATGAAGCAAGCAATTCCCCTCTTTCTCAAGGGCGCGGCCATGGGAGCGGCCAATGTCATTCCCGGGGTCTCAGGCGGCACGGTGGCCTTTCTCACCGGGATCTACGAGACCCTCATCCGCTCCCTCAAATCCTTCGATCGCGAGGGCATCCAGCTCCTGCTGACTTTCAAAATCCGCGACTTTCTCGCCCACATCCACTTCAGCTTTCTCCTGCCGCTGGGCTTGGGTGTGCTCGTGAGCATCCTCTCGCTCGCCAAGATCCTGAAATACCTCTTCGAGAACTACCCCACCATGCTCTGGGCCTTCTTTTTTGGCCTCATCTTGGCCTCCATCCTCTTCGTGGGACGCCTGGTCAAAAAATGGTCCTTTGGCAGCCTCACCTCTCTTCTTGTCGGAACCGGTTTGGCCCTGGCCATTGCGCTCATGAAGCCGGCCGAAGAAAACGCCGCGCTCTGGTATCTCGTGATCTGTGGGGTGGCGGCCGTCTCCAGCATGATCATCCCGGGAATCTCTGGATCCTATGTCTTGGTCCTTCTGGGCAACTACCAACTGATTATGTTGGAGGCCGTCTCGGACTTGGACTTCGGGATCCTCCTGCCCGTGGGTCTGGGCGCGATGCTGGGTCTCCTGGTCTTGGCGCGCTTGCTCGATTGGGTCTTCGCTAAGCACCACGACACCGCCATCGGCCTCTTGACCGGCTTCGTCGCGGGCTCGCTCCTGGTAATCTGGCCCTGGAAAAACGAGGTCTATCTCTTGAACGAGGCAGGCGAGCTGCTTCTGAAAGATGGCCAGCCCAAGGTGGCCGGTTACGACTGGCTCCTGCCTTCCCTGGCTGAGGCTTCGACCTGGATGGCCCTGGGGTGGCTGGTCCTGGGCTTTGGGATGGTCTTTGCCATGGAATGGTTCGGAACGCGTAACCAAGGCCAGCGAGAAACATCATGA
- a CDS encoding protein kinase yields the protein MNTVEIEGYETLELIGEGVCGYVYRVRYEGQSNRALKVFKAMAVNRTLVEASLQRLFSLPPHPGIISLHEFDFRSRPSYYVTAFLAEEESTGPGTKRFLPQTLSRVVETLDYQGSTQLIRQIAEALAFLHKHGIAHCNLKPGNIFLTEKGKQVQLTDFGQGFVSGIYHLDPTTSLLYASPEQLTHPEGAEEGVAYGWDVFAFGVIAYRLLNKRFPRANSAAEAIQRAREAGEPLPEISPGELAEKFRDEPVVTWDKPAKTDAERQLREVIEVCLSLDAQSRYVDMREVLIELDRIDRERNEQRERDRLAREKKKAQRVLFLTRGGALLLALLLIAVAVTATVYQVRYRQELERNARIDEIHAEEIEAKENEVQAREAESLREVRDAKAVRDIARSAENRALVNLQRAQEATDRLFQVVRDRRPVSHPGFQAYEDEAEWALAFYDSFLEELEGNSLLRLERARALQNRADLLLDLDRDDAALDGYKEACVAWIALREGPDDIDPTEATMRLAESSLELSRLQFRIGSLELAKDAVRRTIDLMKTESEANPIDVSPLRLLAAGLVQEGVLARKEEDIEGAMARHQAAVEIYRRLARSEGREGEFRSRLARSYVNMGQMLQEQDDLEEAQRLHHLALSELMTVYEKFPQYQLPRYELACALEELGAIENQIGAPDAARDFFERAVEILEGLVEENDRPEEYRYHLALNLANESQFLRDEGQTESAMDRLERAIEFLQGLVEEKPELTYYRYQLALKEYQMAELLVDEQEYGSSTALAEKAVAKLEELLRSERLEASQQKQIQLSIAFLYGDLGHVLEEQENRQEAALYFGKAVDQWKVLAERHSGDLLIEDGLAWSEERLQQLEF from the coding sequence ATGAACACCGTCGAAATCGAAGGCTACGAAACCCTGGAGCTGATTGGGGAAGGGGTTTGCGGCTATGTCTACCGGGTTCGTTATGAGGGGCAGAGCAATCGTGCGCTCAAGGTTTTCAAGGCCATGGCGGTCAACCGCACCTTAGTGGAGGCCAGCCTCCAGAGGCTCTTCAGTCTCCCCCCGCATCCGGGGATCATTTCGCTGCATGAGTTCGACTTTCGGAGCCGTCCCTCCTACTACGTCACGGCCTTTCTGGCAGAGGAAGAAAGCACTGGCCCGGGGACGAAACGCTTTCTGCCTCAGACCCTTTCCCGGGTGGTGGAGACGCTCGACTACCAAGGCTCGACCCAGCTCATCCGCCAAATCGCCGAGGCGCTCGCCTTTCTCCACAAGCACGGCATCGCCCACTGCAATCTCAAGCCGGGCAATATTTTCCTGACTGAAAAAGGAAAGCAGGTGCAGCTGACCGACTTCGGGCAGGGCTTTGTCTCCGGGATTTATCATCTGGATCCCACGACCTCCCTCCTCTACGCCAGTCCGGAACAATTGACCCATCCCGAGGGCGCGGAGGAAGGGGTGGCTTACGGCTGGGACGTGTTTGCCTTTGGGGTGATTGCCTATCGCCTCCTCAACAAGCGCTTCCCCCGCGCCAACAGCGCGGCCGAGGCCATCCAACGCGCTCGCGAAGCGGGCGAGCCGCTCCCGGAAATTTCTCCCGGCGAACTGGCCGAGAAGTTCCGAGACGAGCCAGTCGTCACTTGGGACAAACCAGCTAAGACGGACGCCGAGAGGCAACTTCGGGAAGTGATCGAAGTTTGCCTCAGTTTGGACGCACAGAGCCGGTATGTGGATATGCGGGAGGTGCTCATCGAGCTGGATCGGATTGATCGCGAGCGCAATGAGCAGCGGGAGCGGGATCGGCTGGCGCGTGAGAAAAAGAAAGCCCAGCGCGTCCTGTTTTTGACGCGCGGGGGAGCCCTTTTGCTGGCCTTGCTTTTGATCGCGGTGGCGGTCACGGCGACGGTTTACCAAGTGCGCTATCGCCAGGAGCTGGAACGCAATGCGCGCATCGATGAGATCCATGCCGAAGAAATCGAAGCTAAGGAAAACGAGGTCCAAGCCCGGGAGGCCGAGTCCCTCCGCGAGGTGAGAGACGCCAAGGCGGTGCGGGACATCGCCCGGAGTGCCGAGAACCGGGCCTTGGTCAACTTGCAGCGGGCGCAGGAGGCCACCGATCGGCTCTTCCAAGTGGTGCGGGACCGGCGCCCTGTCTCCCACCCCGGCTTCCAAGCCTACGAGGACGAGGCCGAGTGGGCCCTCGCCTTCTATGATTCTTTCTTAGAGGAGTTGGAAGGCAATAGCCTGCTGCGGTTGGAGCGGGCCCGAGCCCTCCAGAATCGCGCGGATCTGCTCCTGGATCTAGATCGGGATGACGCGGCGCTCGATGGCTACAAAGAGGCCTGTGTGGCCTGGATCGCCCTGCGCGAGGGACCAGATGACATCGATCCCACCGAAGCCACCATGCGCTTGGCGGAATCCTCGCTCGAGTTGAGTCGACTGCAATTCCGCATCGGCAGCCTGGAACTGGCCAAGGACGCGGTCCGCCGGACCATCGACCTCATGAAGACCGAAAGCGAGGCCAACCCCATCGACGTCAGCCCCCTGCGCTTGTTGGCGGCTGGCTTGGTGCAAGAGGGCGTTCTCGCTCGCAAGGAAGAAGACATCGAAGGGGCCATGGCGCGTCACCAAGCGGCGGTCGAGATCTACCGTCGCCTGGCCCGCAGTGAGGGCCGAGAAGGGGAATTCCGTTCCCGCCTGGCCCGTTCCTACGTCAATATGGGCCAGATGCTGCAAGAGCAGGACGATCTGGAAGAAGCCCAGCGCCTCCACCACTTGGCTCTCTCCGAGCTGATGACGGTCTATGAGAAATTTCCGCAATACCAACTGCCGCGCTACGAGTTGGCCTGCGCCTTGGAAGAGTTGGGTGCCATCGAAAATCAAATTGGCGCTCCCGACGCCGCGCGGGACTTCTTCGAACGGGCGGTGGAAATCCTCGAGGGCCTGGTGGAGGAGAATGATCGCCCCGAGGAATACCGCTATCACCTGGCGCTCAATTTGGCCAACGAGAGCCAATTCCTGCGAGACGAAGGCCAAACTGAATCGGCCATGGACCGGCTGGAACGGGCCATCGAGTTTCTCCAAGGACTCGTGGAAGAGAAGCCCGAGCTGACCTACTACCGCTACCAACTGGCCCTCAAGGAATACCAGATGGCGGAGCTTTTGGTGGATGAGCAGGAGTATGGCAGCAGCACCGCCCTGGCCGAAAAGGCGGTCGCCAAATTGGAAGAGCTGTTGCGCTCCGAGCGCTTGGAAGCGAGCCAGCAGAAGCAGATTCAGCTCAGCATCGCTTTTCTCTATGGCGATCTCGGCCATGTCCTGGAAGAGCAGGAAAACCGGCAGGAGGCGGCGCTTTACTTTGGCAAAGCGGTCGACCAGTGGAAGGTCCTGGCGGAGCGACACAGCGGCGACTTGCTCATCGAAGACGGGCTCGCCTGGAGTGAAGAACGTTTGCAGCAACTCGAATTCTAG
- a CDS encoding iron ABC transporter permease, which yields MSKPLSILVLLLVSAFFGVFFLYPVFLTTQQAFLGQDGGFTTRYVEQVFENEIYREGLSNAFWIAVASTLLSFVIALPLAYLANRFVFPAKGLFSSLILVPLILPPFVGAIGLKQFLGVEGSLNAILENLGLLSPDQPVDWLSQYRVLGIVLMNALHLYPILYLNLSASLANLDPAMEEAATNLKCPPWRKFFRITVPLTMPGIFAGGAIVFIWSFTELGVPLIFDYTRVTPVQIFDGLKEIGSNPFPYALIVIVLLVSVLLFSISKIAFGGAQTLQATRASVASAPKQLSLPKGLAASGLFAFVFAAAVIPHLGVIFLAFSTDWYGTLIPESLTLKNFSDALGDPMAVPSIQNSLLYASLSTFLDLILGIAIAYVIVRTTLPGRQLLDIFSMLPLAVPGLVLAFGYLAMSREGEPLSWMRIGDNPILLLVIAYAVRRLPYVVRSAAAGFQQTPVMLEEAAQNLGCTPLRAMQKITLPLIVANLIAGCLLAFSFAMLEVSDSLILAQKSEHYPITKAIYELFGTLGNGHLLASALGVWAMVFLAICIFGASIVLGKKLGSLFRV from the coding sequence ATGAGCAAGCCGCTTTCCATTCTGGTGCTCCTCTTGGTGAGTGCCTTTTTCGGGGTTTTCTTCCTCTACCCCGTCTTCCTGACGACCCAGCAGGCCTTTCTGGGCCAAGACGGCGGCTTCACCACTCGCTATGTCGAGCAGGTCTTTGAAAACGAGATTTACCGGGAAGGCTTGAGCAATGCCTTTTGGATCGCGGTCGCCTCCACCCTCCTGAGCTTCGTCATCGCCCTCCCGCTGGCCTACCTGGCCAATCGCTTTGTCTTTCCAGCCAAGGGGCTCTTCAGCTCGCTCATCTTGGTGCCGCTCATCCTGCCGCCCTTCGTGGGAGCCATCGGGCTGAAGCAATTTCTCGGCGTAGAGGGCTCCCTCAATGCCATCTTGGAGAATCTTGGCCTGCTGAGCCCGGACCAGCCGGTCGACTGGCTCTCCCAATACCGCGTTCTCGGCATCGTCCTCATGAACGCCCTCCACCTCTACCCCATCCTCTACCTCAATCTGAGCGCGTCCCTCGCCAACTTGGACCCCGCCATGGAAGAGGCGGCCACCAACCTGAAATGCCCGCCTTGGCGCAAATTCTTCCGCATCACCGTCCCGCTCACCATGCCCGGGATCTTCGCGGGCGGGGCCATCGTCTTCATCTGGTCCTTCACGGAACTGGGTGTGCCGCTCATCTTCGATTACACCCGGGTCACCCCAGTTCAGATCTTCGACGGGCTGAAAGAGATCGGGAGCAACCCCTTCCCCTACGCCCTCATCGTGATCGTGCTGCTGGTCTCGGTCCTCCTCTTCTCCATCTCGAAAATCGCCTTCGGCGGGGCCCAGACCCTCCAGGCCACTCGCGCCTCGGTCGCCAGCGCGCCGAAGCAACTCTCCCTCCCGAAAGGCCTGGCCGCGAGCGGCCTCTTTGCATTCGTCTTTGCGGCCGCCGTCATCCCGCACCTCGGCGTCATCTTTCTCGCCTTCTCGACCGACTGGTATGGCACCCTCATTCCAGAATCGCTCACCCTGAAAAACTTTAGCGATGCCTTGGGCGACCCCATGGCCGTCCCCTCCATCCAAAACAGCCTCCTCTACGCCTCTCTCTCCACCTTCCTCGACCTCATCCTCGGCATCGCGATCGCCTACGTCATCGTCCGAACCACCTTGCCTGGACGGCAACTGCTCGACATCTTTTCCATGCTCCCGCTGGCCGTCCCCGGACTGGTGCTGGCCTTCGGCTACCTCGCCATGAGCCGCGAGGGCGAGCCGCTCTCCTGGATGCGCATTGGAGACAATCCCATCCTCCTCCTCGTCATCGCCTACGCCGTCCGCCGCCTGCCCTACGTCGTCCGCTCAGCCGCGGCCGGCTTCCAGCAAACGCCCGTCATGCTGGAAGAAGCCGCCCAAAACCTCGGCTGCACCCCCTTGCGAGCCATGCAAAAAATCACCTTGCCCTTGATCGTAGCCAACCTCATCGCGGGCTGCCTCCTGGCCTTCTCCTTCGCCATGTTGGAAGTGAGCGACTCACTCATCCTGGCCCAGAAATCGGAGCACTACCCCATCACCAAAGCCATCTACGAACTCTTCGGCACCCTCGGCAACGGCCACCTCCTGGCCTCCGCCCTCGGCGTCTGGGCCATGGTCTTCCTGGCCATCTGCATCTTCGGCGCCAGCATCGTCTTGGGCAAAAAACTAGGCAGCCTCTTCCGGGTGTAA
- a CDS encoding tetratricopeptide repeat protein, whose product MTSLGSISDRIREPEILSLFENGHRQQAAEAVENRIEEARASGGPALFQALELRGDLAFCMADPVKATQAYEEALGVLPANSSRLEPSLRARVLGNLADLYDRLGREAEASEHFERAVELYLKVTPHPIEILATLKNNLGLLYKNSGNFDQSETCYIEAANYFDSLHGENSEEVADVLNNLGGLYAMAGFDEQAQSTYERALRVRQVLHAGGHTDVGQTQGNLAVFHANLGQEEQAQTYFVNALKTLKKHPGDGEELEIVVGNYQAWLESLGRDPQADAALAKARKALAALG is encoded by the coding sequence ATGACCTCCTTGGGATCGATTTCGGATCGGATTCGCGAGCCCGAAATCCTCAGTCTCTTCGAGAACGGCCACCGTCAGCAAGCGGCTGAAGCGGTCGAAAATCGTATCGAAGAAGCGCGGGCCAGCGGAGGTCCCGCCCTCTTCCAAGCCCTGGAATTGCGAGGCGATCTGGCTTTCTGCATGGCGGACCCGGTCAAAGCGACGCAGGCTTACGAGGAAGCGCTCGGGGTTCTCCCGGCCAACTCCAGCCGTCTGGAACCCTCTCTGCGGGCCCGTGTCTTGGGCAATTTGGCGGATCTGTATGATCGCCTGGGGCGGGAAGCGGAGGCCAGCGAGCACTTTGAAAGAGCGGTCGAGCTCTATTTGAAGGTGACCCCGCATCCAATCGAAATCCTGGCCACCCTCAAAAACAATCTGGGGCTTCTTTACAAGAACAGCGGGAACTTTGACCAAAGCGAGACCTGTTACATTGAAGCAGCCAACTACTTCGATTCCCTCCATGGTGAGAATTCGGAGGAGGTGGCGGATGTCCTCAACAACTTGGGAGGCCTCTACGCCATGGCGGGTTTCGACGAGCAAGCGCAGTCGACCTACGAACGGGCCCTGCGAGTCCGCCAGGTGCTCCACGCCGGCGGTCACACCGATGTGGGACAAACTCAGGGCAACCTAGCGGTCTTCCATGCCAACCTCGGGCAGGAGGAGCAGGCCCAAACCTATTTTGTGAACGCGCTCAAAACGCTCAAAAAGCACCCGGGCGATGGCGAGGAGCTGGAAATCGTGGTGGGAAATTACCAGGCCTGGCTGGAATCGCTCGGCCGGGACCCCCAGGCGGACGCCGCCCTCGCCAAAGCGCGCAAAGCCTTGGCCGCTCTCGGCTAG